Proteins encoded within one genomic window of Rhododendron vialii isolate Sample 1 chromosome 1a, ASM3025357v1:
- the LOC131324669 gene encoding spindle and kinetochore-associated protein 1 homolog, with amino-acid sequence MDVKQAGPSLDSLISSFNTRIAELQELVIARNMYPASSVPDLSAVDATLKAMELQVQHIKDRLREETQAIPKANKLIEASLRQQKKLQSISVHVPYHLPERLAVINREPSRCLLPDTSKPDFGVQSLNLEDEPALLPKEKKGRASAPLWYITSDELDSLSSYMRGRLTQDKVNAVINEMSTYAEANAQLITAPRKKLSENMLDKALELREIGSTEAVKGKHFFLETDIKGPSLKLDNTGKAILTVLRHLGRIRETRIGHHRVYILLKPQ; translated from the exons atgGATGTGAAGCAGGCAGGTCCATCTCTGGATTCGTTGATATCTTCTTTCAACACTCGCATAGCAGAGCTTCAAGAGCTCGTCATAGCTCGCAACA TGTATCCAGCAAGCAGCGTCCCTGATTTGTCGGCGGTCGATGCTACATTGAAGGCCATGGAGCTTCAGGTGCAGCATATCAAAGACCGATTGCGTGAAGAGACTCAAGCCATCCCCAAAGccaat AAACTGATTGAGGCGTCACTGCGGCAGCAGAAGAAATTGCAAAGCATTTCTGTCCATGTTCCATATCATTTGCCTGAAAGACTGGCTGTTATAAATCGGGAACCTAGTAGATG TTTGCTGCCAGACACATCTAAACCAGATTTTGGTGTTCAATCTTTGAATCTTGAGGATGAGCCTGCATTATTACCCAAA GAGAAAAAGGGTCGAGCCTCTGCACCATTGTGGTACATTACATCTGACGAGCTGGATTCCTTGTCGTC ATACATGAGAGGAAGGCTCACTCAAGACAAAGTCAATGCAGTTATTAATGAAATGTCAACTTATGCTGAAGCAAATGCTCAACTTATCACAGCCCCAAGAAAGAAg TTGTCAGAAAACATGTTGGACAAAGCTCTG GAATTAAGAGAGATTGGCTCAACGGAAGCAGTGAAGGGCAAACACTTTTTCCTAGAGACAGACATAAAAGGGCCTTCACTGAAGCTCGACAACACTGGAAAAGCAATACTAACA GTCCTTCGTCACCTTGGTCGGATAAGGGAGACTCGGATTGGGCATCACCGTGTTTATATTCTGCTGAAGCCCCAATGA
- the LOC131324677 gene encoding vesicle-associated protein 1-3-like isoform X1 has translation MSTGDHLNIQPSELKFPFELRKQSSCSMQLTNKTDQYVAFKVKTTNPKKYCVRPNNGIVSPDSACNVTVTMQAQKEAPPDMQCKDKFLIQSVIAPNGATAKDITPEMFNREDGKVIEEFKLRVIYIPANPPSPVPEGSEEGSSPRASAVEEGNQSASLSDAVTRSLVEPLEKSSSSEAWSLMSKLTEEKAFAIQQNQKLRQELEMMRREISKSQGGGGFSVMLVALIGLIGILFGYFIKKT, from the exons ATGAGTACAGGCGATCATCTCAACATTCAGCCATCGGAACTGAAATTCCCAT TTGAATTGAGGAAACAGAGTTCCTGTTCCATGCAGCTGACCAACAAAACTGATCAATATGTGGCGTTCAAG GTTAAAACAACCAATCCCAAGAAGTATTGTGTTCGACCCAACAACGGTATTGTTTCGCCGGACTCTGCATGCAATGTAACAG TCACAATGCAAGCGCAGAAGGAGGCACCACCTGATATGCAGTGCAAAGACAAATTTCTCATTCAAAGTGTTATTGCGCCTAATGGTGCAACTGCTAAAGATATCACTCCAGAAATG TTTAATAGGGAGGATGGGAAGGTTATTGAGGAGTTCAAATTAAGGGTTATTTACATACCTGCTAACCCTCCCTCACCAGTTCCCGAAGGATCAGAAGAAGGATCTTCTCCGAGGGCATCTGCGGTTGAGGAAGGGAATCAAAGTGCTTCATTGTCTGATGCT GTAACAAGATCTTTGGTGGAGCCTTTAGAGAAATCTTCGTCTTCAGAG GCATGGTCTTTGATGTCCAAGTTGACAGAGGAGAAAGCTTTTGCTATACAACAAAATCAGAAACTCCGTCAAGAATTG GAGATGATGAGAAGAGAAATCAGTAAAAGTCAGGGTGGTGGTGGCTTCTCGGTGATGCTTGTGGCGTTGATCGGTCTAATAGGTATTCTGTTTGGATACTTTATTAAGAAAACCTAG
- the LOC131324677 gene encoding vesicle-associated protein 1-3-like isoform X2, with amino-acid sequence MSTGDHLNIQPSELKFPFELRKQSSCSMQLTNKTDQYVAFKVKTTNPKKYCVRPNNGIVSPDSACNVTVTMQAQKEAPPDMQCKDKFLIQSVIAPNGATAKDITPEMFNREDGKVIEEFKLRVIYIPANPPSPVPEGSEEGSSPRASAVEEGNQSASLSDAVTRSLVEPLEKSSSSEAWSLMSKLTEEKAFAIQQNQKLRQELIALDYRLELT; translated from the exons ATGAGTACAGGCGATCATCTCAACATTCAGCCATCGGAACTGAAATTCCCAT TTGAATTGAGGAAACAGAGTTCCTGTTCCATGCAGCTGACCAACAAAACTGATCAATATGTGGCGTTCAAG GTTAAAACAACCAATCCCAAGAAGTATTGTGTTCGACCCAACAACGGTATTGTTTCGCCGGACTCTGCATGCAATGTAACAG TCACAATGCAAGCGCAGAAGGAGGCACCACCTGATATGCAGTGCAAAGACAAATTTCTCATTCAAAGTGTTATTGCGCCTAATGGTGCAACTGCTAAAGATATCACTCCAGAAATG TTTAATAGGGAGGATGGGAAGGTTATTGAGGAGTTCAAATTAAGGGTTATTTACATACCTGCTAACCCTCCCTCACCAGTTCCCGAAGGATCAGAAGAAGGATCTTCTCCGAGGGCATCTGCGGTTGAGGAAGGGAATCAAAGTGCTTCATTGTCTGATGCT GTAACAAGATCTTTGGTGGAGCCTTTAGAGAAATCTTCGTCTTCAGAG GCATGGTCTTTGATGTCCAAGTTGACAGAGGAGAAAGCTTTTGCTATACAACAAAATCAGAAACTCCGTCAAGAATTG ATAGCTCTCGACTATCGTTTGGAACTAACATGA